Genomic window (Agromyces mariniharenae):
GCGCCAGCCAACTGAGCCCCCCGAACGTCGGGGAGGTGAGGAACGCGCTCCGCGACGCATAGCCGTCGGCACGGAGCTGCTCCTCGCCGTCGCGCAGCACCCGTCGCACGCCCGCCGACACGTCGGATCCCTCGACCGCCACCCGACCGTAGCTCTCGATGAATGCGACCACGACGTCCTTGCCCCGCAATGCGGTCAACAGCTCGGAGCCGGGTAGGTCGCGGTAGGGGTCGTTCGCGATCTGCGGCGAGAGCTCGGCGACCGCGGCGATGCCCTCGGCGGCGCGCGTCGCCGACGCGGAGATCGCCCGGACGGAGGCGGCCGCGGCGGCCGGCTGGCCTGCGACGACGTGCGCGCCCACCAGGGCGGCGATGATCCACGCCGCGGCGACCGTGGAGAGCACGGTCGTGCCACGCACGTGCGGCCGAAGCGCACCGGCCACGCGGAGCGCCGCCCACGAGAGCACGACGATCGTGCCGGCCGCGACGAGCACGAGCAGCGCGAGCAGTGCGCTGGCGGCTGGCGCGCCGATGAAGCCCCGGACGACCCCGAACGCGTCGCCCAGCTGCTGCCAATCGAGCGGATCGAAGTGGATGTCGAGCACCGTCCGGTAGCCGGAATCGATCCCGGCGAGCACGAGCGCGAAGACGACGAGGACGCCGAAGCCGGTTGCGACGACGAGGCGGGCGGCCCGCCACGGAAGCAGCGCGAGCAGGGCCAGCACGATGATGGACTCCACCGGAAGCCCGATGAGCGGCGCCGGCGAGCCGTGCGTGATGGCCGCCGGCACGAGGGGCACCACGATGAGCAGCAGCACCGCGACCACCAGCCAGACCCGCTCGCGCACGGTCATCCTCCCGCCCGGTGAACTCTTTCCCCCGCCGTCTCGTGTCACTCCTAGCGTCTCCGCCGGAGGCTTCGATCGGAAGCGGGTCTGACCATGACTGGGAACACGAGTACGACGACGAGAACCAGCTCCACCATGCTGTGGGTCATGAAGATCCTCAGCGCGATCGTGCTCCTCGTCGTCGGCGGGATCCACCTCTACCTCGTCTTCATCGGCGTCGGCGGCCTGCTCGGCGTGCTGTTCGTCCTGAACGCCATCGCGGGGCTCGTGCTGGCGATCGGGATGCTGGTCCTGCGCGGGCGGCTCCTCAGCATCACGACGGTCCTGAGCCTGCTGTTCGTCATCGCGACGCTCTCGGCGCTCCTGCTCGCGCTGACGGTCGGGTTCTTCGGCATCACCGAGACGTGGAACTTCACGCTCGTCCCCGAGACGGTCGTCATCGAGTCGATCGGCATCGTGGTGCTCGCCTTCGCCACGGCCGTCGTGCTCCGCGCGCCGCGGACGGCGTGACCGCAGCTCCTCCTCACCCGGGCCGGTGGGCGCGTCGATCACGACGCATCCACCTCCGCCGGGCGAGCGCGGCTGCGGGTGCGCACGCGGCCGCGGCTGCGAAGCGCCAGCCACACCACGTCACGGCCGAACGACTCCACGAGCAGGGCCAGTGCGACGGCCACGAGCACGCCCGAGAGATCGGCGAACAGGCCGGATGCCGCGAGCGTCAGCGCGATCCCCTGCACGGCGGTCACGACCTTGCGCCAGTACCGCGGCGGGAGTTGCGCGCGAAGCCACGGAAGCATCCACCCGACCACGACGAACCCGTAGCGCATCATGCCGATCGCCAGCACCCACGGCCCGAGGACCTGCGCCACGTACGCGCTGAGCACGAGGAGGAGGAACGCGTCCACCTCCATGTCGAAACGCGCCCCCAGCTCGGTGATGGAATCGGTGCGCCGTGCGACCCAGCCGTCCACGGCGTCGAGCGCGAGCGCCGGGACCGCCAGGCCGATGAGCAGCGGCACCGGGATCGGCGCGACGAAGGACGCGGCGACCAGGCCGGTGATGATGCCGACCAGTGCCGATCTCGTCGCCGTGACGACGTTCGCCCAGCCGAAGCGCACCGCATGTCGGACGTGCAGCGCCCGGAGCAGGAGTGCCGTGCTCACCGTCAGGTACGCCAGCGCGGCGATCCAGCCGATCGCGGGCAGTCCGCCGGCGGTCCAGATCGCCGCGACGCCCGCCGCCCCGAGGAGGGCCGACCCGATGGGAGGGAGCTGAACCTCGTCGCCCGTCATCACGTGTCCTTGTTCGGGAGCGTCGCACGGAGCATATTCATGTATACGGAGGAGATCGCCGGATGGTTCACCGAGGGGGAAGCACCGTTGCGTGAGGCCGTGGCGTTCTGGATCGACGAACCGGGCGTCGGAGCCCTGCGACGCGAATCGATCGCGCGCGCCGGCGACGGCGAGGTCCTCGTGCGCACCAGGTACACGGGCATCAGCCGCGGCACCGAGGCATCCGTCTTCCTGGGTCGCGTGCCGGCCGGCGAGCAGGAGCGGATGCGCGCGCCGTTCCAGGAGGGCGACTTCCCCGGGCCGGTGAAGTACGGCTACCTCAACGTCGGCGTCGTCGAGCACGGGCCCGATGCGCTCCGCGGCCGGACCGTCTTCACCCTGTTCCCGCATCAGTCGGCCTTCATCGTTCCCGCCGACGCCGTGGTTCCCGTGCCGAGCGGCGTCCCAGCCCGGCGTGCCGTGCTCGCCGGCGCCGTCGAGACCGCGGTGAACGTGCTGTGGGATGCCGCGCCGCTCCTGGGCGACCGGGTCGCGATCGTCGGCGCCGGCATGATCGGATGCTGCGTGGCCCGACTGGCCCGCGGCATCCCGGGCCTCGACGTCGTGCTCGTCGACGTGGACCCGTCGCGTCGCGCGGTCGCCGACCGACTCGGCGTCGGCTTCGCCGCACCCGGGGACGCACCCGGCGAGCGCGACCTCGTCGTCAACACGAGCGGGTCGGAGGCCGGGCTGCGGCTCGCGCTCGAATCCGTCGTGACCGACGGGGACGTGATCGAGGCCAGCTGGTACGGCGACCGGCCCGTCACGCTGCCGCTCGGCGCCGACTTCCACTCGCGCCGCCTCACCATCCGGTCGAGCCAGGTGGGTGCGGTGGCCCGGCGCCGACGCGGGACGCGGTCGACGCGCGACCGGCTTGCGCTCGCCCTCGAGCTCCTGCACGACGACGCGTTCGACGCCCTGCTCACGGGCGACTCCCCATGGAGCGAGCTGCCCGCGGTGATGGCGGCGCTCGCCGCCGAACCCGACGCCGAGCTCTGCCGCACGATCGATTGGACGGACGCCTCGTGACCTTCACCCTGACCGTGCGCGACCACATGATGATCGCCCACAGCTTCTCGGGAGAGACCTTCGGCCCGGCGCAGCGCCTGCACGGTGCGACCTTCATCGTCGACGCGTCGTTCCGTGCGAGCGCGCTCGACGCCGACGGCGTGGTCGTCGACATCGCGCTGGCGTCCGAGGCGCTCGGCGAGATCACGGGCGCGCTGACCTACCGCAACCTCGACGACGAACCGGAGTTCGCCGGGGTCAACACGACGACCGAGCGGCTGTGCCAGGTCATCGCCGATCGACTCGCCGACCGCGCCGAAACCGGCCGGCTCGGGGCATCCGGCGGTCGCATCTCGTCGATCGAGGTGACCCTGCACGAATCGCACATCGCCTGGGCGAGCTACGAGCGGGAGGTGAACGGATGACGGACCCGACCGTGCACTTCCTCGTCCCCGACGGCATCGACGACGACGACCGCGTCAGCGGCGGCAACGTCTACGACCGGCGCCTCGCCGAGGGCCTGCGGGCGCAGGGCGTCGACGTGCGGCTGGTTCCAGTCGCCGCGAACCGCGTGACGGATGCCGCGCACGCGATGTCCGCGCTTCCCCACGACGCCCTCGTGCTGGTCGACGGGTTGCTCGCCGTGGCGGCGTCGGAGGTGCTGCGGGCCCAGACGACACGCCTTCGGATCGTCGTGCTGGCGCACATGGTCGCCGGCGCCCTGCATCGCGCGCCCGGCCACGCGCGAACGGCCGACCGCGAGCGGGTGGCCCTGCAGGCGGCGCGGCGTGTGATCACCACCAGCGAGTGGACCCGCGCCGAGCTCATCGCTCGCAGGCTCGCGGAGCCCGATCGGATCGCCGTCGCGATCCCGGGTACCGACCCGGTGACGGCGACGCCCGGATCGGGATCGGGCGGCCACCTGCTGTGCGTGGGCGCCGTCGCGCCGCACAAGGGACAGGACGTGCTCGTCAACGCGCTGGCGGGCATGACCGACCTGCCCGGCTGGCGCTGCACGATCGCGGGCTCGCTCGACGCCGATCGCGAGTTCGCGGACCGCGTGAGGGCCGTGATCCGGACGGCAGCGCTCTCGGAGCGCGTCGACCTGACCGGGGTGCTCACCGGTCGCCGACTCGACGACGCCTACCGGAGCGCCGATCTCGTGGTCGTCCCGTCCCGGTCCGAGAGCTACGGGATGGTCGTCGCCGATGCGCTCGCTCGTGGCATCCCGGTGGTTGCCGCGCGGGTCGGCGGCGTGACCGAGGCGGTCGCGGGCAGCCGGGGCGGCATCCTCACCCGACCGGACGACCCGGTGGCGCTCCGCGCGGTACTGCGACGCTGGCAGGTCGATCGCGGGTGGGGTGCGGTGCTCAAGGCCGAGGCGATGCGCTCGCGAGCCGCCTTCGCGACGCGGACCTGGGATGTCACGGCGACGGCCGTCGCCGCGGTGCTGCGCGAGGTCCGCCCGTCGACGGACGCCATGGGACGCGAGCGGCGGCGCACCGCATGAGCGAGATCATCGCGGTCAGCAGCGACTGGCTCGCGTTGCGCGAGGCGGAGGACTCCCGCGCCCGGTCCCGCGAACTCGCCTACGCGGCATCCCGCAGGCTCGGATCGGGCCCGTTCGTGGTCCACGACCTCGGCAGCGGCACGGGGTCGATGATGCGATGGCTCGCGCCGCTGCTGCCCGGCCCACAGGCCTGGGTGCTGCACGACTGGAACCCCGACCTCACCGAGCATGCGACGAACGGCGTCGTCCCGCTCGATCGTGACGGACGGCCCGTCTCCGTTCGCACGCGCACCGGGGAGCTCGAACGGCTCGATGCCGGCGCGCTCGCGGGCGCGTCGCTCGTGACCGCGTCGGCACTGCTCGACGTGCTGACGACGAGGGAGCTTCGCGCGGTGATCCGGGCGTGCCTCGCGGTCGGATGCCCCGTGCTGCTGAGCCTGAGCGTGACGGGCGAGGTGCGCCTCGATCCCCCGGATCCCCCCGACGAGGTGTTCGCGGCATCCTTCAACGAGCATCAGCAGCGGCTCGTGGGCGGGCGCCGCCTCTTGGGGCCGGCGGGCGTGGGGCGCGCCGAGCGCCTGTTCCGCGAGGCGGGCTGGAGCATCCGGACCGCCGACACCCGCTGGCGGCTCGGCGATCACGATCCCGTCCTCCTCGAGCAGTGGTTCGACGGATGGGTCGATGCGGCGCTCGAGCACCGCGCCGACCTGCGCGACGAGGGTGCGGCGTATCGGGCGCTCCGATCCGAGCAGTTCCGTCGCGGCGAGCTCTCGGCCGTCGTCGTGCACACCGACCTCCTGGCGTGGCCGTGATGTCCGCGTCGGCGAGCGCATCCCGGGTCCGCGCGATCCTGTCGTCGACGTGGTTCCGCCTCACGGCCCGTTCGCTCGTGGGCGTCGCCGTGCTGGTCGCGGTCGTCGCCCAGGTGGGGTCCGAGCCGTTCCTGCACGGCCTGGCCAGCATCGACCTCCCCGTGATCGCGATCGCGCTCGCACTCTCCGCCATCGCGACGATCGCCGCGGCGTGGCGCTGGAGCGTCATCGCCGGGCGGCTCGGCGTCGGCGTCCGCCTTCGGGACGCCGTCGGACACTACTACCGGTCGCAGTTCCTCAACACCGTGCTCCCGGGCGGGGTGGTCGGCGATGTCCAGCGAGCGGTCACCCAGGGGCGCGACGCGGGGAACGTCGCGCAGGCCGCACGCGCCGTCGTCATCGAGCGCACCGCCGGGCAGGTCGTGCAGATCGCGCTTGCGGTCATCGTGCTCGCGGGCTTCGGGCTCGAGTTCGAGGGGTACCTGCTCCCGGTGCTCGGCATCGGCCTCACGGTGCTCGCCCTGGCCGTGCTCACGGCGGCGGCGACGAGTTCCCGCGCGCGACGCGCGCTCCGACGCGAGCTCGGCGAGCTCTCGGCGGGCCTGGGCTCACCGGGTGCGTTCGTGCGCGTCGTGGTCGCCTCGATCATCGTGGTCGGATGCCACGTCGCGACCCTCGGCGTCGCGGTCGCCGCCGTCGGGGCGAGCGTGCCGCCGTTCCGCCTCGCCGCCCTCGCGCTCGTCATCCTGCTCGCCGGATCGATCCCGCTGAACCTCGGCGGGTGGGGCCCGCGCGAGGGCGTCGCCGGCTGGACGTTCGCCGTCGCCGGTCTCGGCGCAGCGACGGGGGTCGCGGCATCCGCCCTCTTCGGGGTGCTCGCCATGATCGCCGTCGCACCCGGACTCGTGCTCGCCGTGGCATCCGCGGCTCACCGCACGCGGAGGACCCCTGCGCCGGCATCCGCCGCCGTCTCGGAGGGGGTGCATGAGAGAGTGGGATCGTGACGGATCGGCCCTATGTGATCCTCAGTGCGGCGATGTCGATCGACGGGTACCTCGACACCGCGGCCCCTCCTCGTCTCGCGCTCTCGAACGCGGCGGACTTCGATCGCGTCGACGAGGTGAGGGCGCACAGCGACGCCATCCTCGTCGGTGCGCGCACCGTGCGCCTCGACAACCCGAGGCTGCTGGTGCGCAGCGACGAGCGACGTGACCGACGCGAAGCCGAGGGCCTGTCGCCGACGCCCCTGAAGGTGACCGTCACCGCGACCGGCGACCTCGATCCGCAGTCGAGGTTCTTCGCCGTCGGAACCACCGAGAAGCTGGTCTACTGCCCGCGATCGGCGGCCAGCGGCATCCGCGACCGGCTCGGTGGGCTCGCCACCGTGGTCGGGCTGGGCGAGGAGATCAGGATGGCCGATCTCGTCGACGACCTGGGCGTCCGCGGCGTGCGGACGCTCCTGGTCGAGGGCGGCCGCACCATGATCACGCAGTTCCTGGCGTCCGACCTCGTCGATGAGCTGCAGCTGGCCATCGCCCCGTTCTTCGTCGGCGACCCGCGAGCGCCGCGGCTGATCGGCGACGGCACGTTCCCCTGGACGCCCGAGCGTCACGCCGTTCTCGCCGAGAGCCGTCAGGTCGGCGACATGGCGCTGCTGCGATACGCCCTCTCCGAGCGCTGCGTGACCGAGTCGTAGGGCTTGGCGCTCAGCGGGTGCGCATGCTCCGCCTCGCGAACCCGTCGAGGTTGCGGATCACGTCCTGCGCGACCCAGAGCCGGTTGCGGCTCTGCGACGTCGTCTCGGTGAGCACGCCGCGTTCGACCAGCTGGTCGAGGCCGCGGAACACCGCGGGGCCCGACCGGTCGACCTCGCGTCGCACGAAGGTCGACGTCAGCACGGGGTGGCCGATGGCGAGCCGGGCGATCTCGCGAGCGGCGGAGTCCGAGCGAAGCCCCGACATCCGATCGGCCCAGTGCGCCTGCGTCGCCTCGATGTCGTCGACGAGCTGTCGTCCGTTCACGATCGCGAGCACGGCGCCGTCGGCGAACACCCGGACGATCGGTACCACGTCACCCGCCCGGTAGGCGTCGAGCGCGTCGAAGTAACGGGTGCGCTGCTGCAGGATGCCGGCCGAGATCGGAACCGTCACGCTCGTCGTGAGGCCGGTGCGTCGCAGCGCCGCCTGCACGAGCGCACGCCCCGTTCGGCCGTTGCCGTCGGGGAACGGATGGATCGTCTCGAACTGGGCGTGCGCGATCGCGATGCTCGCGAGCGGAAGCGTCGCCACGCGGCCGGAGTACGCCTCGAAGTCCGCCATGGCGGCGGCGACGCGCTCGTGATGCGGCGGGATGAAGTCCGCGTCGTGCGGGCTGTAGCTGCCGCCGCCGATCCACACCTGCTGCGTCCGATAGCTGCCGGTGATGC
Coding sequences:
- a CDS encoding CDP-alcohol phosphatidyltransferase family protein; translation: MTGDEVQLPPIGSALLGAAGVAAIWTAGGLPAIGWIAALAYLTVSTALLLRALHVRHAVRFGWANVVTATRSALVGIITGLVAASFVAPIPVPLLIGLAVPALALDAVDGWVARRTDSITELGARFDMEVDAFLLLVLSAYVAQVLGPWVLAIGMMRYGFVVVGWMLPWLRAQLPPRYWRKVVTAVQGIALTLAASGLFADLSGVLVAVALALLVESFGRDVVWLALRSRGRVRTRSRARPAEVDAS
- a CDS encoding zinc-dependent alcohol dehydrogenase → MYTEEIAGWFTEGEAPLREAVAFWIDEPGVGALRRESIARAGDGEVLVRTRYTGISRGTEASVFLGRVPAGEQERMRAPFQEGDFPGPVKYGYLNVGVVEHGPDALRGRTVFTLFPHQSAFIVPADAVVPVPSGVPARRAVLAGAVETAVNVLWDAAPLLGDRVAIVGAGMIGCCVARLARGIPGLDVVLVDVDPSRRAVADRLGVGFAAPGDAPGERDLVVNTSGSEAGLRLALESVVTDGDVIEASWYGDRPVTLPLGADFHSRRLTIRSSQVGAVARRRRGTRSTRDRLALALELLHDDAFDALLTGDSPWSELPAVMAALAAEPDAELCRTIDWTDAS
- a CDS encoding 6-pyruvoyl trahydropterin synthase family protein; its protein translation is MTFTLTVRDHMMIAHSFSGETFGPAQRLHGATFIVDASFRASALDADGVVVDIALASEALGEITGALTYRNLDDEPEFAGVNTTTERLCQVIADRLADRAETGRLGASGGRISSIEVTLHESHIAWASYEREVNG
- a CDS encoding glycosyltransferase family 4 protein, whose product is MTDPTVHFLVPDGIDDDDRVSGGNVYDRRLAEGLRAQGVDVRLVPVAANRVTDAAHAMSALPHDALVLVDGLLAVAASEVLRAQTTRLRIVVLAHMVAGALHRAPGHARTADRERVALQAARRVITTSEWTRAELIARRLAEPDRIAVAIPGTDPVTATPGSGSGGHLLCVGAVAPHKGQDVLVNALAGMTDLPGWRCTIAGSLDADREFADRVRAVIRTAALSERVDLTGVLTGRRLDDAYRSADLVVVPSRSESYGMVVADALARGIPVVAARVGGVTEAVAGSRGGILTRPDDPVALRAVLRRWQVDRGWGAVLKAEAMRSRAAFATRTWDVTATAVAAVLREVRPSTDAMGRERRRTA
- a CDS encoding SAM-dependent methyltransferase; the protein is MSEIIAVSSDWLALREAEDSRARSRELAYAASRRLGSGPFVVHDLGSGTGSMMRWLAPLLPGPQAWVLHDWNPDLTEHATNGVVPLDRDGRPVSVRTRTGELERLDAGALAGASLVTASALLDVLTTRELRAVIRACLAVGCPVLLSLSVTGEVRLDPPDPPDEVFAASFNEHQQRLVGGRRLLGPAGVGRAERLFREAGWSIRTADTRWRLGDHDPVLLEQWFDGWVDAALEHRADLRDEGAAYRALRSEQFRRGELSAVVVHTDLLAWP
- a CDS encoding lysylphosphatidylglycerol synthase transmembrane domain-containing protein, with product MSASASASRVRAILSSTWFRLTARSLVGVAVLVAVVAQVGSEPFLHGLASIDLPVIAIALALSAIATIAAAWRWSVIAGRLGVGVRLRDAVGHYYRSQFLNTVLPGGVVGDVQRAVTQGRDAGNVAQAARAVVIERTAGQVVQIALAVIVLAGFGLEFEGYLLPVLGIGLTVLALAVLTAAATSSRARRALRRELGELSAGLGSPGAFVRVVVASIIVVGCHVATLGVAVAAVGASVPPFRLAALALVILLAGSIPLNLGGWGPREGVAGWTFAVAGLGAATGVAASALFGVLAMIAVAPGLVLAVASAAHRTRRTPAPASAAVSEGVHERVGS
- a CDS encoding RibD family protein → MTDRPYVILSAAMSIDGYLDTAAPPRLALSNAADFDRVDEVRAHSDAILVGARTVRLDNPRLLVRSDERRDRREAEGLSPTPLKVTVTATGDLDPQSRFFAVGTTEKLVYCPRSAASGIRDRLGGLATVVGLGEEIRMADLVDDLGVRGVRTLLVEGGRTMITQFLASDLVDELQLAIAPFFVGDPRAPRLIGDGTFPWTPERHAVLAESRQVGDMALLRYALSERCVTES
- a CDS encoding Fic family protein — protein: MAPSITPQPIAGTAVGSESRPWRPMVAQDVVSRRVWEQITRPYEASVPAVIADLEFDLPDEVVEDVTNAQQQLVRFDTEVGSITAPFASILLRSESASSSQIENLTSGARAIAEAELGERADGNAPLIVNNVRALQAALDAADELSAETIIRMHRELLHRTDPGITGSYRTQQVWIGGGSYSPHDADFIPPHHERVAAAMADFEAYSGRVATLPLASIAIAHAQFETIHPFPDGNGRTGRALVQAALRRTGLTTSVTVPISAGILQQRTRYFDALDAYRAGDVVPIVRVFADGAVLAIVNGRQLVDDIEATQAHWADRMSGLRSDSAAREIARLAIGHPVLTSTFVRREVDRSGPAVFRGLDQLVERGVLTETTSQSRNRLWVAQDVIRNLDGFARRSMRTR